The following coding sequences are from one Danio rerio strain Tuebingen ecotype United States chromosome 21, GRCz12tu, whole genome shotgun sequence window:
- the bhmt gene encoding betaine--homocysteine S-methyltransferase 1 — translation MAPVGSKRGVLERLNAGEVVIGDGGFVFALEKRGYVKAGPWTPEAAAEHPEAVRQLHREFLRAGSNVMQTFTFYASDDKLENRGNKLSFTGQQINEAACDLAREVANEGDALVAGGVSQTPSYLSCKSEEEVKKTFKKQLDVFIKKNVDLLIAEYFEHVEEAEWAVQVLKATGKPVAATLCIGPDGDMHGVTPGECAVRLVKAGADIVGVNCHFDPLTCVKTVVMMKAAVEKAGLKAHYMTQPLAYHTPDCSCQGFIDLPEFPFALEPRILTRWEMQQYAREAYKAGIRYIGGCCGFEPYHIRAVAEELSAERGFLPEASQKHGLWGSGLEMHTKPWVRARARRDYWEKLKPASGRPLCPSMSTPDGWGVTRGHAALMQQKEATTAEQLRPLFQQADAKH, via the exons ATGGCACCAGTCGGATCCAAACGG ggagTTCTGGAGCGCCTGAACGCGGGTGAGGTGGTGATTGGAGACGGAGGGTTCGTGTTCGCTCTGGAGAAGCGCGGGTATGTGAAGGCCGGACCCTGGACACCAGAGGCCGctgcggagcacccggaggccg tgcggCAGCTGCACCGGGAGTTCTTGCGCGCTGGCTCAAATGTCATGCAGACGTTCACTTTCTACGCCAGTGACGACAAGCTGGAGAACAGAGGCAACAAACTGAGCTTCACT GGCCAGCAGATCAATGAGGCGGCCTGTGACCTGGCCAGAGAAGTGGCCAATGAGGGCGATGCGCTGGTGGCGGGCGGAGTCTCGCAGACGCCTTCATACCTGAGCTGCAAGAGTGAAGAGGAGGTGAAGAAGACCTTCAAGAAACAGCTGGATGTCTTCATCAAGAAGAATGTAGACCTGCTGATCGCTGAg TACTTTGAGCATGTGGAGGAGGCTGAATGGGCCGTCCAGGTTCTGAAGGCCACAGGAAAGCCTGTAGCAGCGACTCTGTGTATTGGACCTGACGGAGACATGCATGGAGTTACACCTGGAGAGTGTGCCGTCAGACTGGTGAAAGCAG gagctGATATTGTGGGTGTGAACTGTCACTTTGACCCCCTGACCTGTGTGAAGACTGTGGTGATGATGAAGGCTGCAGTGGAGAAAGCGGGTCTGAAAGCGCATTATATGACGCAGCCGCTGGCGTACCACACACCCGACTGCAGCTGCCAGGGCTTCATTGACCTGCCCGAGTTCCCATTcg CTCTGGAGCCGCGGATCCTGACGCGCTGGGAGATGCAGCAGTACGCCAGAGAGGCCTATAAAGCTGGAATCCGCTACATCGGTGGCTGCTGCGGGTTCGAGCCGTACCACATCCGCGCTGTAGCTGAAGAGCTGTCGGCCGAGAGAGGATTCCTGCCCGAAGCCTCACAAAAACACGGCCTGTGGGGCAGCGGCCTGGAGATGCACACCAAACCCTGGGTCAGGGCCAG ggcTCGCCGTGACTACTGGGAGAAGCTGAAGCCGGCGTCTGGTCGTCCACTCTGCCCCTCCATGTCCACTCCAGACGGTTGGGGGGTCACCAGGGGTCACGCGGCCCTCATGCAGCAGAAGGAGGCCACCACGGCGGAGCAGCTGCGGCCACTGTTCCAGCAGGCGGACGCTAAACACTGA